The Candidatus Nanoarchaeia archaeon genome includes a window with the following:
- a CDS encoding deoxyhypusine synthase family protein yields the protein MGQKTAERSVQKRDILRTPVEHIDITSFDATPIINAMGKMSFTSRETARAAEILNMMLNDPECTIILTLAGSTSAAGCMKIYADMVRYNMVDAIVATGASIVDMDFFEALGFRHYRGTSHTDDTILRSLYIDRIYDTYIDEEQLQACDSTIKKIADGLEPKPYSSREIIAEMGRYLKQHAKKKDSLVQVAYEHKVPIFCPAFSDSSAGFGLVLHQAERQKQGKQHASIDSVKDFFELT from the coding sequence ATGGGGCAAAAAACTGCTGAAAGGAGTGTTCAAAAAAGAGACATTCTCAGAACTCCCGTTGAGCATATCGATATCACTTCGTTCGATGCAACGCCCATCATCAATGCGATGGGAAAAATGTCTTTCACCTCACGGGAGACAGCAAGGGCGGCTGAGATTCTGAATATGATGCTGAACGACCCCGAATGCACAATCATCCTCACCCTCGCAGGAAGCACGAGTGCCGCAGGGTGCATGAAGATTTACGCGGACATGGTCAGATACAACATGGTTGATGCGATTGTGGCGACAGGCGCGAGCATCGTGGATATGGATTTTTTTGAGGCGCTCGGGTTCCGGCATTACAGGGGAACAAGCCACACTGACGATACGATACTGCGAAGCCTCTACATCGACCGCATCTATGACACTTACATTGATGAAGAGCAATTGCAGGCCTGCGATTCAACAATAAAGAAGATTGCTGATGGCCTTGAGCCGAAGCCCTATTCTTCCCGTGAGATTATCGCTGAGATGGGAAGATATCTAAAGCAGCACGCCAAAAAGAAGGATTCTTTAGTCCAGGTTGCCTATGAGCATAAGGTCCCTATATTTTGCCCTGCTTTCTCCGACAGCTCAGCTGGATTCGGGCTTGTCCTGCACCAGGCAGAGCGCCAGAAGCAAGGAAAACAGCATGCCAGCATTGACTCTGTCAAGGATTTCTTTGAGCTGAC
- a CDS encoding bifunctional phosphoglucose/phosphomannose isomerase has protein sequence MKSSRIDSQNMYEVLKDFPKQIEQAYALGKDIIPKPFDRIIVAGMGGSALPGGILQALHPALPITLSRGYTLPPYANKNTLVFVISHSGNTEETLASLSDGLSKGCQNIIITSGGALQKIAKEKKLPLVLVPSGGQPRMSYGYLFFPILRILENAKKIPDQEQAVEESIAVLSDPALEDNGKRIAEKLKDKIPLIYSSDSMAIASYKWKINFNENTKILAFSNVLPEMNHNEINGFSHAVGEYVAVMLTDDEDHERDKNHERIGKRMAITKGLIGKAGFSAEIVSSRGKSLMARLFSLIIMGDWASYLLSLAYGRDPSPVPVIEDLKKQLRQ, from the coding sequence ATGAAAAGCTCTCGCATCGACAGCCAGAATATGTACGAAGTTCTGAAGGATTTTCCCAAGCAGATCGAACAGGCCTATGCCCTGGGCAAAGACATTATTCCGAAGCCGTTTGACCGGATTATCGTTGCAGGAATGGGAGGCTCAGCTCTTCCTGGCGGCATTCTTCAGGCCCTGCATCCAGCGCTTCCAATCACCCTAAGCAGAGGATACACTCTCCCTCCTTATGCTAACAAGAACACCCTGGTGTTTGTTATCTCGCATTCAGGAAACACTGAAGAGACCCTTGCCAGCCTCAGCGACGGGCTGAGCAAAGGCTGCCAGAATATCATCATAACCTCAGGAGGGGCGCTGCAGAAAATCGCCAAAGAGAAAAAACTTCCGCTTGTCCTTGTTCCCTCAGGCGGCCAGCCAAGGATGTCCTATGGCTATCTCTTCTTCCCCATCTTGAGAATCTTGGAGAACGCAAAAAAGATCCCTGATCAGGAGCAGGCTGTTGAGGAATCCATTGCAGTTCTTTCTGATCCAGCACTTGAGGATAACGGCAAGCGGATTGCCGAGAAGCTGAAAGATAAGATCCCTCTGATCTATTCCTCTGATTCCATGGCAATTGCTTCCTATAAATGGAAGATCAACTTTAATGAGAATACTAAGATTCTCGCGTTCTCAAATGTGCTTCCTGAGATGAATCACAATGAGATCAATGGGTTCAGCCACGCTGTTGGAGAGTACGTTGCGGTCATGCTCACCGATGATGAGGATCATGAGCGTGACAAGAATCATGAGCGTATCGGGAAGCGCATGGCAATCACCAAAGGGCTTATTGGGAAGGCAGGGTTCAGCGCAGAGATCGTATCAAGCCGTGGAAAAAGCCTTATGGCAAGGCTATTCTCACTCATCATTATGGGAGACTGGGCTTCGTACTTACTAAGCCTTGCCTATGGACGAGACCCCTCGCCTGTTCCTGTGATTGAGGATCTCAAGAAGCAGCTGAGACAGTAA
- a CDS encoding SMC family ATPase, whose amino-acid sequence MIIQSVRLHNIRSYVDERISFPAGSCLLSGDIGSGKSTILLALEFSLFGAKRGSGELLLRHGAREGSVDASLLIDAKNVHIKRSLRRMQDGVKQDSGYIIVDGMKKEGTPVELKAEVLSLLGYPKDMISKSKDTIYRFTVYTPQEEMNAILADESEARLETLRRVFGIDRYKAIALNAGIVLRHVKDQRKFLMKDAGLGELIQRKSELLGEIEQFSQKAAELDSQVKTVKAMLMGCRQEETKISHELQQFLFLQKTHELRQAELSHKTQLRDEALLELNRLGSETEAIQKQIAALPSEDVQAARQQKEAEVLQFREKKARLEEQGSQLQARLASLEPGSIAPPDLSILQEMQRSLGAKTSMRRGYESELREAQKGLREIQNSIAEASIQEKNARETLDIKLMSTCPLCRQAISHQHKENVADKARSEIAEAQKQLEELRKKENLIMARASSAEMLVREALSAGREHEQVSERLKSAQALLDQISLRQAESAKVASQLTSIVEQLEKLPSLEPLEHELADLRQKERAYALRSQYHLLVAEKAKRMQQVTLRSAEVQDSVQKLSSELLDLKEKLNLLGGIQQKSEDVKKKIEELRQTEKRLELEQQGYQHQKASSERLLGLVEKDIAARMAAQAKAEKLGRAQEWAEKTFLPLMQSMEKHVLLSIYAEFNRFFQDWFATLIEDDRLSVRLDDSFSPVIEQNGFETTFDHLSGGEKTSCSLAYRLSLNKVINDMIGGIKTKDIIILDEPTDGFSAEQLDRVRDVLDQIGVKQVILVSHESKIESFVEHIVRIEKEEHVSRVSA is encoded by the coding sequence ATGATCATACAATCCGTACGTCTTCATAACATTCGGAGCTATGTGGATGAGCGGATCAGCTTCCCTGCAGGCTCCTGCCTTCTCTCAGGGGACATTGGATCCGGAAAGAGCACAATCCTCCTTGCCCTCGAATTCAGCCTGTTTGGAGCAAAGCGCGGCTCAGGGGAGCTGCTCCTCCGGCATGGAGCAAGGGAAGGAAGCGTCGATGCATCGCTGTTGATTGATGCTAAGAATGTCCATATCAAGCGAAGCCTCAGGCGGATGCAGGATGGGGTGAAGCAGGATTCAGGCTATATCATTGTTGATGGAATGAAAAAAGAGGGCACTCCTGTGGAGCTGAAGGCTGAGGTGCTTTCCCTCCTTGGGTATCCAAAAGACATGATAAGCAAGAGCAAGGATACTATATACCGCTTCACTGTCTATACTCCTCAGGAGGAGATGAATGCTATCCTTGCTGATGAAAGCGAGGCCAGGCTGGAGACCTTGCGCAGAGTATTTGGAATAGACAGGTACAAGGCCATAGCACTCAATGCAGGGATTGTGCTGCGGCATGTCAAGGACCAGCGTAAGTTCCTCATGAAGGATGCTGGTCTTGGAGAGCTGATACAGCGGAAGTCAGAGCTGCTGGGAGAAATTGAACAGTTCTCCCAGAAAGCCGCAGAGTTAGATTCTCAGGTGAAGACCGTTAAGGCCATGCTGATGGGATGCAGGCAGGAAGAAACGAAGATAAGCCACGAACTCCAGCAGTTTCTTTTCCTGCAGAAAACGCACGAGTTACGGCAAGCTGAGCTTAGCCACAAGACGCAGCTGCGTGATGAGGCTCTGCTGGAACTCAATCGCCTTGGCTCAGAAACAGAGGCCATTCAAAAGCAAATCGCCGCCTTGCCTTCAGAAGATGTCCAGGCAGCACGGCAGCAGAAAGAGGCTGAGGTTCTGCAGTTTCGTGAAAAGAAGGCCAGGCTTGAAGAACAGGGGAGTCAGCTGCAGGCGAGGCTGGCCAGCCTGGAGCCTGGCAGCATTGCGCCTCCAGACCTCTCCATCCTCCAGGAAATGCAGAGGTCGCTTGGAGCTAAAACCTCAATGCGAAGAGGCTACGAGAGTGAGTTGAGAGAGGCCCAAAAAGGCCTTAGGGAGATCCAGAACTCTATCGCTGAGGCCTCCATCCAAGAGAAAAATGCAAGAGAGACCCTGGACATAAAGTTAATGAGCACCTGCCCCCTCTGCAGGCAAGCCATATCCCACCAGCACAAGGAGAATGTAGCAGACAAGGCTAGGAGTGAGATTGCAGAGGCCCAGAAACAGCTTGAGGAGCTCCGTAAAAAGGAAAACCTTATCATGGCAAGGGCCAGCTCTGCAGAGATGCTTGTTCGGGAGGCGCTCAGTGCAGGCCGTGAGCACGAGCAGGTGAGCGAGCGCCTGAAGTCAGCTCAGGCTTTGCTGGACCAGATCTCCCTCCGTCAGGCAGAATCTGCCAAAGTCGCAAGCCAGCTTACCAGCATCGTTGAGCAGCTGGAGAAACTGCCAAGTCTTGAGCCTTTAGAGCATGAGCTTGCTGATCTTCGGCAAAAGGAGCGGGCATATGCATTGAGATCCCAATACCATCTCCTCGTTGCTGAAAAAGCCAAGCGGATGCAGCAAGTAACCCTTCGTTCCGCTGAAGTCCAGGACTCTGTCCAAAAACTCAGCAGCGAACTGCTTGACCTGAAGGAAAAGCTGAACCTCCTTGGAGGCATTCAGCAGAAGTCAGAGGACGTGAAGAAAAAGATTGAGGAGCTGCGCCAGACAGAAAAGAGGCTCGAGCTTGAGCAGCAAGGCTACCAGCACCAGAAGGCATCAAGCGAAAGGCTGTTGGGGCTGGTGGAGAAGGACATTGCAGCCAGGATGGCGGCTCAGGCCAAGGCAGAGAAGCTTGGAAGAGCCCAGGAATGGGCAGAGAAAACATTCCTTCCCCTGATGCAGTCGATGGAGAAGCATGTCCTCCTTTCTATCTATGCTGAGTTCAACCGCTTTTTCCAGGACTGGTTTGCCACCTTGATCGAGGACGACCGCCTGAGCGTGCGCCTGGATGACAGTTTCTCCCCCGTCATTGAACAGAATGGCTTTGAAACAACCTTTGACCATCTCAGCGGAGGCGAGAAGACGAGCTGCAGCCTGGCCTATCGGCTGAGCCTCAACAAGGTAATCAACGACATGATTGGCGGAATCAAGACAAAAGACATCATCATCCTTGACGAGCCGACCGACGGCTTCAGCGCAGAGCAGCTCGACAGGGTCAGGGATGTCCTGGACCAGATCGGAGTGAAGCAGGTCATCCTGGTAAGCCATGAGTCAAAGATTGAGAGCTTTGTCGAACACATTGTCCGGATCGAGAAGGAAGAGCATGTCAGCAGGGTCAGTGCATGA
- a CDS encoding ribonuclease H-like domain-containing protein, with product MLESSFIILEGISYRKEQRLWEQGIRSWNDFIAADAIPGISSRSKSFYNRKLAEAKQQLAAENAGYFCDILPSSQAWRLYERFKDDAVFLDIETTGLSRQDMLTVVGLYDGWSTKTMISQINLNIPRLKQTLSRYKLLVTFNGSSFDLPFLRKRYPGLIPHIPHLDIRTASRIAGLDGGLKAIEKIFGLARRKVIEDFHGGDAVLLWRMYKATGDDYYLNLLVEYNEEDVVNLKYIADAVVSSLKCQVYKPLAINP from the coding sequence ATGCTTGAGTCCAGCTTCATCATCCTTGAGGGAATAAGCTATCGCAAGGAACAGAGGCTCTGGGAGCAGGGCATCCGGAGCTGGAACGATTTTATTGCTGCAGATGCAATTCCAGGCATCTCCTCCAGGTCAAAATCCTTCTATAACCGCAAGCTTGCAGAGGCAAAGCAGCAGCTGGCAGCAGAAAATGCAGGATACTTCTGTGATATCCTGCCATCAAGCCAGGCATGGAGGCTCTATGAACGCTTCAAAGATGACGCTGTCTTTCTCGATATCGAGACAACCGGACTCTCAAGGCAGGATATGCTTACGGTGGTTGGTCTTTATGACGGATGGAGCACAAAGACCATGATTAGCCAGATCAACCTCAATATCCCCCGCCTGAAGCAAACGCTTTCTAGGTATAAATTGCTTGTCACCTTTAATGGATCAAGCTTTGATCTCCCTTTTTTGAGGAAGAGATACCCTGGCCTGATCCCGCATATCCCTCATCTCGACATCAGGACTGCCAGCAGGATTGCAGGCCTTGATGGGGGCTTAAAGGCAATAGAGAAGATCTTTGGCCTTGCGAGGAGGAAGGTCATTGAGGACTTTCATGGAGGCGATGCAGTCCTCCTCTGGAGGATGTACAAGGCAACCGGAGATGATTACTACCTCAATCTCCTGGTAGAATATAATGAAGAGGATGTGGTTAACCTCAAGTATATTGCTGATGCAGTTGTCAGTTCGCTGAAATGTCAAGTTTATAAACCGCTTGCCATAAACCCTTAG